In the genome of Chitinivibrionales bacterium, one region contains:
- a CDS encoding retropepsin-like aspartic protease gives MPIEAYGNNVGVIVARGPVVSCVVGLPIAQPQPQTPTPNIPTPDLHPANGLLDTGASNCCINPSLAKSLNLPIAGYRPSTDASGNTTQCIVRNGCFGLILRNSVVRFFPAVQFIELPKDLPNHTLIIGRNMMVTFRSMYFSFRTGEYMIHF, from the coding sequence ATGCCAATAGAAGCATATGGTAATAATGTTGGGGTTATTGTAGCAAGAGGGCCTGTGGTAAGTTGTGTAGTAGGTCTACCCATTGCACAACCACAGCCACAGACTCCTACTCCTAATATTCCAACTCCTGATCTTCACCCAGCAAATGGTTTGCTTGATACTGGCGCCTCGAATTGCTGTATTAATCCTTCGCTTGCTAAAAGCTTAAATCTTCCAATTGCAGGCTACAGACCTTCAACAGATGCTTCTGGAAACACTACCCAATGTATAGTTAGAAATGGTTGTTTTGGACTTATCTTGAGAAATTCTGTAGTGAGGTTTTTTCCTGCAGTTCAATTTATTGAGTTACCCAAAGACTTGCCTAACCACACGCTTATTATTGGACGTAATATGATGGTTACCTTTAGATCAATGTATTTTTCTTTTCGTACTGGCGAATACATGATTCACTTTTAA
- a CDS encoding beta-galactosidase, which yields MRFTIAGVFIVMLCIPACVLGQLNREKAVATSSITYTDRGFVVKGNPVYVFSGDIDYWRVPRELWRDRLTRIKRSGFNAITFYTYWNLMEPVRGQYHFEDNLDIDAWLSLIEELGMYAIVRAGPYVCAEIDFGGNAPWTVDVPGILYRCSNAQFLQCADTFYAKEFPIIVKHQISRGGCVIAVAIENEYYAPSPDAAYKQHLIDEAYSLGLEVPYIWSLTNNGNEFDPGTFPPGPPPWFASELWTGWIGQYGEFSDSARVDRAVWKILVAGTAGMSLYMIHGGTNFGYTASSDQRITSYDYGAPIGELGQFRTEYWSIKQAAMLAKTFGAVLSSSSNGGLLVGPLPSGLRSWVHTTVTGKIAFVMDTAASPVSFNVKWTDKNITVPATYTETLAPGKFAYFLSDVPVTPNVAIDYSAANVLDMQGLGNDRYLILYGPPAGSGELSLSFSTAPAPPPASPWTWDALVRKARLLFTYPSADSVFEAACDAGNGQTLHLLIMNESMADRTWADSDFIVCGQHYVDENRNIHFPSAGGRAIVYTSAGRTMITGGAAAAPAAKNFSSGWTWTTAAAEAGAAYDDSSWQTSATPQDMTYYGWPNGYGWYRATYTAQQDGAAALSVANVQDEYILFVNGSYVGLNSTQMQLVKGANTIALLAVDYTRDKAFGSYATGPQNMWRSGIFGNVTINGAAVTGWRFKGGFDGVAESPMMGTISPAAWSALLAGQWAPASAAPNDSKPKLWRMDFNYTPPSNALETWTLSAAVTTNSQGVVWVNGHCLGRQITSQPPLFVPQCWLGGMNSIIVLTHDGSAPQGYALTPVEYYSFVKLPATVVKQPPARPVKGACVGRIYSVTGDRFVVPAELKGGRVTVCVYDLGGKKLNTFTGRNVIRVRGKTNRVAGVLVVKIVSVK from the coding sequence ATGAGGTTCACTATCGCCGGCGTTTTTATTGTAATGTTGTGCATCCCTGCATGCGTACTTGGCCAGCTCAACCGCGAAAAGGCCGTTGCGACATCATCCATTACCTACACCGACCGCGGGTTTGTCGTCAAGGGAAACCCGGTCTACGTTTTTTCCGGTGACATCGACTATTGGCGCGTTCCGCGGGAGCTGTGGCGCGACCGCTTGACGAGGATAAAACGGTCCGGGTTCAACGCGATCACGTTCTACACCTACTGGAATCTGATGGAGCCGGTGCGGGGCCAGTACCATTTCGAGGACAATCTTGACATCGACGCCTGGCTTTCGCTCATCGAGGAACTGGGAATGTACGCCATCGTCCGCGCCGGCCCGTACGTGTGCGCGGAGATCGACTTCGGCGGAAACGCGCCGTGGACCGTGGACGTGCCGGGCATACTCTACCGCTGCTCGAATGCGCAGTTTCTCCAGTGCGCCGACACCTTTTACGCAAAAGAATTCCCGATCATCGTAAAGCACCAGATAAGCAGGGGCGGCTGCGTCATCGCGGTGGCGATCGAAAACGAATACTACGCGCCGTCGCCGGACGCGGCGTACAAGCAACATCTCATTGACGAGGCGTATTCACTCGGCCTCGAGGTGCCGTACATCTGGTCGCTCACGAACAACGGCAACGAATTCGATCCCGGCACCTTTCCCCCGGGCCCGCCGCCATGGTTCGCCTCGGAGCTGTGGACGGGCTGGATCGGCCAATACGGCGAATTTTCCGATTCGGCAAGGGTCGACCGCGCTGTATGGAAGATTCTTGTGGCGGGCACGGCCGGAATGTCGCTGTACATGATTCACGGCGGCACGAATTTCGGGTACACGGCCAGCTCCGACCAGCGCATCACGAGCTATGATTACGGCGCACCGATCGGCGAGCTGGGGCAGTTTCGGACCGAATATTGGTCCATCAAGCAGGCAGCCATGCTCGCAAAAACGTTTGGCGCGGTCCTCTCGTCTTCCTCGAACGGCGGCCTTCTGGTGGGCCCGCTTCCGTCGGGCCTCAGGTCATGGGTGCACACCACCGTCACGGGAAAGATCGCCTTTGTCATGGACACGGCCGCATCGCCCGTGTCGTTCAACGTAAAATGGACAGATAAGAATATCACCGTCCCGGCAACCTATACCGAAACGCTTGCGCCGGGGAAGTTCGCGTATTTTCTTTCCGACGTTCCGGTAACGCCCAACGTCGCCATCGATTACAGCGCGGCGAACGTGCTTGACATGCAGGGTCTGGGAAACGACCGTTATCTTATTCTTTACGGCCCGCCTGCGGGCAGCGGCGAGCTCTCGCTTTCTTTCAGCACCGCGCCCGCGCCCCCGCCCGCATCGCCGTGGACATGGGACGCTCTCGTGCGCAAGGCGCGCCTGCTGTTCACCTATCCATCTGCAGATTCGGTGTTCGAGGCGGCGTGCGATGCCGGCAACGGCCAGACGCTGCACCTGCTCATCATGAACGAGTCCATGGCTGATCGGACCTGGGCCGACAGCGACTTCATCGTATGCGGCCAGCATTACGTTGATGAAAACCGGAACATTCATTTTCCTTCGGCCGGCGGACGCGCAATCGTGTACACGTCCGCGGGAAGGACCATGATCACCGGCGGAGCCGCTGCCGCTCCTGCGGCGAAGAACTTCTCATCGGGCTGGACCTGGACCACGGCCGCCGCGGAGGCCGGCGCGGCGTACGACGATTCATCGTGGCAGACCAGCGCAACTCCGCAAGATATGACCTATTACGGTTGGCCAAACGGCTACGGCTGGTACCGCGCGACCTACACGGCGCAGCAGGACGGAGCGGCCGCGCTTAGTGTCGCGAATGTCCAGGACGAGTATATCCTGTTTGTAAACGGTTCCTACGTGGGGCTCAACAGCACCCAGATGCAGCTTGTGAAGGGCGCCAACACCATCGCCCTGCTCGCCGTTGATTACACCAGGGACAAGGCGTTCGGCTCGTACGCGACGGGCCCGCAAAACATGTGGCGGTCGGGCATATTCGGCAACGTGACCATAAACGGTGCCGCGGTGACCGGCTGGCGGTTCAAAGGGGGATTCGACGGAGTTGCCGAAAGTCCCATGATGGGCACCATTTCACCGGCGGCCTGGTCCGCGCTGCTGGCGGGCCAATGGGCTCCGGCGTCAGCGGCGCCCAACGACAGCAAGCCCAAGCTCTGGCGCATGGATTTCAATTACACGCCGCCGTCCAACGCCCTGGAAACATGGACGCTCAGCGCCGCGGTAACCACAAACAGCCAGGGAGTGGTATGGGTGAACGGACACTGCCTCGGCCGGCAGATCACCAGCCAGCCGCCGCTGTTCGTCCCGCAGTGCTGGCTGGGCGGCATGAACAGCATCATTGTGCTGACGCACGACGGCTCCGCTCCGCAGGGATACGCCCTGACGCCGGTGGAGTATTATTCGTTTGTAAAGTTGCCGGCCACCGTCGTGAAACAGCCGCCCGCCCGGCCCGTGAAAGGCGCCTGCGTCGGGCGCATCTACAGCGTGACGGGCGATAGGTTTGTCGTGCCGGCCGAGCTTAAGGGCGGGAGGGTCACGGTCTGCGTGTACGACCTTGGCGGAAAAAAGCTGAACACGTTTACCGGAAGGAACGTGATACGCGTTCGGGGCAAGACAAACCGCGTCGCCGGAGTGCTGGTGGTGAAAATCGTGTCGGTAAAATAG
- a CDS encoding glycoside hydrolase family 88 protein: MQSIIISIPLFLFIIVQIVFPQPEFSPDSIIKVCMRVADSRLTSRMDRGWQGGTYMDGVMAMYQMTKNAKYLDTAIAWGNYYQWMPNTDGNDVGNHGDTIKNNFDSWCCFHAYFEVFEQDTSPANFYRVKAATVASKYMAYVDPPPFGGNKNDPVWPIFDHLYMSAPALAYTGHVLHDTAMLDTIYSFYKNNADRHHYCARDSLWGSNVFNVCSTTPDIHYWAQGNGWVSGSLGLIHKNLPKGRAGTQWFESMIKAHITRLVEFQNDTDGLWRSDINHQSVYPSKETSGSVFFLYEILYAINNGIVDRNAFEGAAKKAWTGLLGCIGSDNHIGYAQGAWSSPGPVTAGDNNEWTDGGFCMAGNELYKLMASTSISVKPVATGVSGSSTRVRSLNSFGTGRIAVPVGARSLEIYNIRGRLVYEQMLDASGKQRFLTLPQTVSAAGALLVKFQNP; encoded by the coding sequence ATGCAATCAATCATCATCTCAATTCCGCTATTCTTATTTATTATAGTCCAGATCGTCTTTCCCCAGCCTGAATTTTCACCCGACAGCATTATAAAGGTGTGCATGCGCGTCGCAGACTCCAGGCTCACGAGCCGCATGGACCGCGGCTGGCAGGGCGGGACCTACATGGACGGCGTCATGGCAATGTACCAGATGACAAAAAACGCAAAGTATCTCGACACCGCCATCGCCTGGGGCAATTATTACCAATGGATGCCCAACACCGACGGCAACGACGTCGGCAACCACGGCGACACCATTAAAAACAATTTCGACAGCTGGTGCTGCTTTCACGCATATTTCGAGGTGTTCGAACAGGACACCTCGCCCGCCAATTTCTACAGGGTAAAGGCCGCCACGGTGGCCTCGAAATACATGGCGTATGTGGATCCGCCCCCGTTCGGCGGGAACAAAAACGACCCGGTGTGGCCGATCTTCGACCACCTTTACATGTCTGCGCCCGCCCTAGCTTATACGGGCCATGTCCTGCACGACACCGCGATGCTCGATACGATTTACAGCTTCTACAAGAACAACGCCGACAGGCACCATTACTGTGCAAGGGACAGCCTATGGGGAAGCAATGTGTTCAACGTATGCTCGACGACGCCCGACATCCATTACTGGGCCCAGGGAAACGGCTGGGTGTCGGGAAGCCTTGGCCTCATCCACAAGAACCTTCCCAAGGGCCGCGCCGGCACCCAGTGGTTCGAATCCATGATCAAGGCGCATATCACCAGGCTCGTCGAGTTCCAGAACGACACCGACGGCCTGTGGCGCAGCGACATCAACCATCAGTCCGTATATCCCAGCAAGGAAACAAGCGGCTCGGTCTTTTTCCTCTACGAAATATTGTACGCGATCAACAACGGCATTGTTGACAGAAACGCATTCGAGGGCGCCGCGAAAAAGGCGTGGACCGGGCTCTTGGGATGCATCGGGAGCGACAACCATATCGGCTATGCGCAAGGGGCATGGTCGTCGCCCGGGCCCGTGACGGCCGGCGACAACAACGAATGGACCGACGGCGGGTTCTGCATGGCGGGGAACGAATTGTACAAGCTCATGGCATCGACAAGTATATCCGTTAAACCTGTCGCAACAGGCGTTTCCGGGTCGTCAACGCGGGTCCGGTCGCTGAATTCGTTCGGGACCGGACGGATCGCTGTTCCGGTCGGCGCGCGCAGCTTGGAGATTTACAACATCAGAGGACGGCTTGTGTACGAGCAAATGCTTGACGCATCAGGAAAGCAACGGTTCCTTACCCTGCCGCAGACGGTTTCCGCGGCCGGGGCATTACTCGTGAAGTTTCAGAATCCCTGA
- a CDS encoding substrate-binding domain-containing protein, which produces MARNKLVYVISAFVLLCPLCVPAMDSLSRELKVIFPVTCVSPGLANGLAKLFETQYKIPVKVISLCTGDAIHFIKEHEGVEDVDVMLGHEPDEEAQFMKDGFVVNLRPVCYSDFVLVGPKEDPAKVKGMKDVLKALQRIAATKSNFCSRADSSGSHGLEMRLWKMAKINPEGDWYIKTKVGTSETLNIAMRKRAYFISHWASYAEMQETVDLVPLLEDTTKLFTDYDAMAINPERFPKANYISAMLFIGFLTCPDIQKYIGEFGIEKYHRPAFIPLAVKANQQQKGKK; this is translated from the coding sequence ATGGCGAGGAATAAACTGGTTTACGTTATTTCGGCTTTTGTGCTCCTGTGTCCGCTATGTGTTCCGGCGATGGACAGCCTATCGCGGGAACTGAAGGTGATCTTTCCCGTGACCTGCGTTTCACCCGGTTTGGCCAATGGCCTTGCCAAGTTGTTTGAAACACAATATAAAATACCCGTCAAGGTAATCTCCCTGTGCACCGGGGACGCCATCCATTTTATCAAGGAGCACGAAGGCGTCGAGGATGTTGATGTCATGCTCGGGCATGAACCCGACGAGGAAGCGCAATTCATGAAAGATGGTTTTGTGGTAAATCTGCGCCCGGTCTGTTATTCCGATTTTGTCCTTGTGGGGCCGAAAGAAGACCCGGCAAAGGTCAAAGGCATGAAGGATGTGCTGAAAGCCCTGCAGCGGATCGCCGCAACAAAATCAAACTTTTGCTCTCGGGCGGACTCATCCGGCTCCCATGGCCTGGAAATGAGGCTCTGGAAAATGGCCAAGATAAACCCTGAGGGTGACTGGTATATTAAAACAAAGGTCGGGACATCGGAGACACTGAATATCGCCATGAGGAAACGGGCGTATTTTATATCCCATTGGGCGTCGTACGCGGAGATGCAGGAGACGGTCGATCTGGTGCCCCTGCTGGAAGACACGACGAAATTGTTCACGGATTACGACGCCATGGCGATAAATCCGGAGAGATTCCCGAAAGCGAATTATATTTCAGCCATGCTTTTCATCGGTTTTTTAACCTGCCCCGACATCCAGAAATACATCGGCGAGTTCGGCATAGAAAAATACCACAGACCGGCCTTCATCCCGCTGGCCGTGAAAGCCAATCAGCAGCAGAAGGGAAAGAAATGA
- a CDS encoding 4Fe-4S binding protein: MLKITNWRLASQILCFGLIVYLGYAGVRLIEWKNISLVLPTLSCYYTNHRIAQCFLRALEEGLSGGWKVAYTTLIPSIVLLVILGVIFGRSWCSWVCPLGFVQDVFIRVRKYLRIGYYNLSENLKLTSVFVRWFLVISLVCIAAGIGIPHFFLKEYQYDLITPFCQICPSKQVFPFCEGRFKEMLTVDNISALSAVMSYLAIGVFVFYLLTTSFIRRLWCRLCPMGAILGLFNRFSFLSLRKEGKRCTKCGICKRSCPVQVEEVYEEKEKEKIASSDCTLCFRCVEMCPEKDALKVGIVNYPIARSKFKRFLQSSAVKAKKLQKEISQ; this comes from the coding sequence ATGCTCAAAATAACCAATTGGAGGTTGGCATCCCAGATACTTTGTTTCGGCCTTATCGTCTATCTCGGCTACGCGGGAGTCCGATTGATAGAGTGGAAGAATATTTCCCTCGTGCTTCCCACGCTGAGCTGTTACTATACGAACCACCGTATAGCCCAATGTTTTCTTCGCGCCTTGGAGGAAGGGCTTTCCGGCGGCTGGAAGGTCGCGTATACCACCCTCATTCCTTCCATAGTACTTTTAGTGATTTTGGGGGTCATCTTCGGCCGTTCATGGTGCTCCTGGGTCTGTCCGTTGGGATTCGTGCAGGATGTGTTCATCCGTGTTCGGAAATATCTGAGAATAGGATATTATAATTTGTCGGAAAATTTAAAGCTGACCTCGGTATTTGTCCGATGGTTTCTGGTGATTTCCCTCGTATGCATCGCCGCGGGCATCGGCATTCCCCATTTTTTCCTCAAGGAATACCAGTACGATCTCATCACCCCCTTCTGTCAAATCTGCCCGAGCAAGCAAGTCTTCCCCTTTTGTGAAGGAAGGTTCAAGGAAATGCTGACGGTGGATAATATCAGCGCATTGTCAGCCGTGATGTCCTACCTCGCAATCGGTGTTTTTGTTTTTTATCTGCTCACCACCTCGTTCATCCGAAGGCTGTGGTGCAGGCTGTGCCCCATGGGGGCGATCCTCGGATTATTCAACCGGTTCTCTTTTCTTTCATTGCGCAAGGAAGGAAAACGCTGTACCAAGTGCGGCATTTGCAAAAGAAGCTGTCCCGTGCAGGTCGAGGAGGTCTACGAGGAAAAAGAGAAGGAGAAAATAGCGTCTTCCGACTGTACCTTGTGTTTCCGCTGTGTTGAAATGTGCCCGGAAAAGGACGCCTTAAAAGTCGGCATCGTTAACTATCCGATCGCGCGGTCGAAATTCAAAAGGTTTTTACAATCAAGCGCGGTGAAAGCAAAAAAATTGCAAAAGGAGATTTCCCAGTGA
- a CDS encoding 2-hydroxyacyl-CoA dehydratase family protein, whose product MNKNSQAKYLPALPPEEKEELQKAFKASVQKTVAENIEKMRKVPNRAKAMEYFDQVSEFFGMREKEIREFKAHGGKVIGFACMLAPVELILAAGAIPIRIDSGFYTPSKIGDRVVPVEVCPVVRSMIGLTMAELHPYLEMCDVIISPNSCDGKTKVCEILTDAFPVWEMNVPRVKDTPQAKAYWLDQVKEVKRKMEKLTGRAINRKAMRSAIATTLKATAASRRLQDLRKCSPAVISGRDAMLVEQMTFFDDIRRWTEKTNQLCDELETKLKEKASVAPAETPRILLTGSPMVWPDCWKIPNLIEESKPAGLIVADELCSGDRVYFDPVGVDEGAGGDMLKAIAERYVLPCTCPCFTSEKGNQDRIDKLQTMVKDYKINGVIYHVIRGCHLYAMEYMRLKRLFDKENIPIYYLDTEYSREDSGQMKTRIEAFIEMLATKTSTDDLY is encoded by the coding sequence GTGAACAAAAACAGTCAAGCAAAATACCTTCCGGCGCTGCCCCCCGAAGAGAAGGAAGAACTGCAGAAGGCATTCAAGGCCTCGGTTCAGAAAACGGTCGCTGAAAACATCGAGAAAATGAGAAAAGTCCCGAACCGGGCCAAGGCCATGGAGTATTTCGACCAGGTGTCCGAATTTTTCGGCATGCGGGAAAAGGAAATCCGTGAATTCAAGGCGCATGGCGGAAAGGTCATCGGATTCGCGTGCATGCTGGCGCCCGTTGAGCTCATTCTGGCAGCAGGGGCCATCCCCATCCGCATTGATTCGGGGTTTTACACGCCGAGCAAGATCGGTGACCGGGTCGTTCCCGTGGAGGTCTGCCCGGTGGTGAGGTCCATGATCGGCTTGACCATGGCGGAACTCCACCCCTACCTCGAAATGTGCGACGTGATCATTTCGCCGAACTCCTGTGACGGAAAAACAAAGGTATGCGAGATCCTCACCGACGCCTTTCCCGTATGGGAAATGAACGTGCCCAGGGTAAAAGACACGCCGCAGGCAAAAGCCTACTGGCTTGACCAGGTGAAGGAAGTAAAGCGCAAGATGGAAAAGCTCACCGGCAGGGCGATCAACAGAAAAGCGATGCGCTCCGCCATCGCCACCACCCTTAAAGCCACGGCGGCATCCCGCCGGCTGCAGGATTTGCGGAAATGCTCCCCCGCCGTCATTTCCGGAAGGGACGCGATGCTGGTGGAACAGATGACCTTCTTTGACGACATCCGGCGGTGGACCGAAAAAACCAACCAGCTCTGCGACGAGTTGGAGACAAAACTCAAGGAAAAGGCAAGCGTTGCTCCGGCAGAAACGCCGCGCATCCTGCTCACCGGCTCCCCCATGGTTTGGCCCGACTGCTGGAAAATCCCCAACCTCATTGAAGAATCAAAGCCGGCGGGGCTCATTGTCGCCGATGAATTATGCTCCGGCGACCGCGTCTACTTCGATCCCGTCGGGGTTGATGAGGGAGCGGGCGGCGACATGCTCAAGGCAATCGCGGAACGGTATGTTCTGCCCTGCACCTGTCCCTGTTTCACCTCCGAAAAAGGCAATCAGGACAGAATTGACAAATTGCAAACCATGGTCAAGGACTATAAAATCAACGGCGTGATTTACCACGTGATCCGCGGTTGCCATCTCTATGCCATGGAATACATGCGCCTGAAACGCTTGTTTGACAAAGAGAACATTCCGATATATTATCTTGACACGGAGTACAGCCGCGAGGACAGCGGGCAGATGAAGACCAGAATTGAGGCCTTTATCGAGATGCTGGCAACCAAGACTTCAACTGATGATTTGTATTGA
- a CDS encoding acyl-CoA dehydratase activase produces MISTGIDVGARNVKVVILNDEKVVAKTMVPTGFDPAASASEALRKGIEQSGLPESEIKQIIATGVNAEMTSHATGKVSMVRAIAKAGTYLFPKARTVIDVGAEDARAVKCDDKGNIADFVANDRCAAGAGAFIEAMTRALELKLEEMGTMSLKADKAIPMNAQCVIFGESEVVTLIHQRTPKENIARAVYDAMSDRISSMVRRLGINNDVVLMGGVAKDVGLVNSLKKNLGIELFIPQEPEFASALGAALSSSLEHIEDRVITLPKVELGDGDNGKGVKKEYWRWPEYRKTVEGMDPKKAKVITAGIDVGSVGSKAAVMLDGELFSWAIMRTGSNSPDSARNVLGWALEGTGIPENEIKYIVGTGYGRVNVPMAKKAITEIACHGRGASYIWGPAVKTVLDVGGQDIKAIRVDEKGKITSFLMNDKCAAGTGRGMEVISDLLSVPIQEVGAYSLKVEKDPPPVSSTCVVFAKSEAVSLLRKGWSKEMVLASYCNAMSQRMFELLTKVGIEKEFVVTGGQSKNIGIVKRIERLIGFNCFPLPKTRNYDMDPQLAGAIGAALFSKALFEKEQGK; encoded by the coding sequence ATGATCAGCACAGGAATAGACGTCGGCGCAAGAAATGTAAAGGTTGTCATTCTTAATGATGAAAAAGTGGTTGCCAAGACCATGGTGCCCACCGGGTTTGATCCGGCTGCCTCGGCGAGCGAGGCGTTGCGTAAAGGCATAGAACAGAGCGGTCTCCCGGAAAGCGAGATCAAACAGATCATCGCCACGGGCGTCAATGCCGAAATGACGTCGCATGCCACGGGAAAAGTGAGCATGGTGCGCGCGATTGCAAAGGCGGGAACGTACCTTTTTCCCAAGGCAAGAACGGTGATCGATGTGGGCGCCGAGGATGCGAGGGCGGTGAAATGCGACGACAAAGGAAACATAGCGGATTTCGTGGCCAACGACCGCTGCGCGGCAGGTGCGGGCGCATTCATCGAGGCCATGACCAGGGCGCTGGAGCTCAAACTTGAGGAAATGGGGACAATGTCCCTTAAGGCGGACAAGGCGATACCGATGAACGCGCAATGCGTCATCTTCGGCGAATCCGAGGTCGTCACCCTGATTCATCAGCGGACGCCGAAGGAAAACATAGCCCGTGCGGTCTACGACGCCATGTCGGATAGAATTTCTTCAATGGTCCGCCGGTTGGGCATCAACAACGATGTCGTGCTGATGGGAGGGGTTGCCAAGGACGTGGGCCTGGTCAATTCCCTCAAGAAAAACCTGGGCATAGAACTTTTCATTCCGCAAGAACCGGAATTCGCCTCGGCATTGGGAGCCGCCCTCTCCTCTTCGCTCGAACATATTGAAGACCGCGTCATCACCCTTCCGAAAGTGGAGCTGGGCGACGGTGATAATGGAAAGGGAGTAAAAAAGGAATACTGGCGGTGGCCGGAATATAGAAAGACCGTTGAGGGCATGGACCCGAAAAAGGCCAAGGTCATCACCGCCGGCATCGACGTCGGGTCTGTGGGTTCAAAAGCCGCGGTCATGCTTGACGGAGAGCTTTTTTCCTGGGCCATCATGCGGACAGGCTCCAACAGTCCCGACAGCGCCCGGAACGTTCTCGGCTGGGCCTTGGAGGGGACGGGAATTCCTGAGAACGAGATCAAATACATCGTTGGAACAGGCTACGGACGGGTAAACGTCCCCATGGCAAAAAAGGCCATCACCGAAATCGCCTGCCATGGACGGGGAGCGTCGTATATCTGGGGACCGGCGGTCAAGACGGTGTTGGATGTGGGCGGCCAGGACATCAAGGCGATTCGTGTTGACGAAAAGGGAAAGATAACGTCATTTCTCATGAATGATAAGTGCGCCGCAGGCACGGGACGAGGCATGGAGGTGATTTCTGACCTTCTGTCGGTGCCCATCCAGGAGGTGGGCGCATACTCCCTGAAAGTCGAGAAAGACCCGCCCCCGGTGAGTTCGACGTGCGTGGTCTTTGCCAAATCCGAGGCCGTGTCGCTGCTACGGAAAGGGTGGTCCAAGGAAATGGTGCTTGCATCGTACTGCAACGCGATGTCCCAGCGGATGTTCGAATTGCTGACCAAGGTTGGCATCGAAAAGGAATTTGTCGTTACGGGCGGTCAATCTAAAAACATCGGCATCGTAAAAAGGATAGAACGGCTCATCGGGTTCAATTGCTTTCCGCTGCCGAAAACCCGGAATTACGACATGGACCCTCAACTGGCGGGCGCGATCGGCGCGGCCCTCTTTTCAAAGGCGCTTTTCGAAAAAGAACAGGGTAAATGA
- a CDS encoding 4Fe-4S dicluster domain-containing protein, producing the protein MIIHYGYEDGSGKYYVSINAEKCDACNACIEKCPQKIIKIDTVMIDIEDKQVAVVHEDHRKKIQYTCGPCHKQKEIHCVKACPKGAIAATWEKKHP; encoded by the coding sequence GTGATCATCCACTACGGCTACGAAGACGGTTCGGGCAAGTACTACGTGAGCATCAACGCCGAAAAATGCGATGCGTGCAACGCGTGTATCGAAAAATGTCCTCAAAAAATAATAAAGATTGACACGGTGATGATTGACATAGAGGACAAACAGGTGGCCGTTGTCCACGAGGACCACCGCAAAAAGATACAGTATACCTGCGGGCCCTGCCACAAGCAGAAGGAAATCCATTGTGTCAAGGCCTGTCCAAAAGGAGCAATTGCCGCCACATGGGAAAAGAAGCATCCATAA